The window TATCGGCATCGCGATCCCAGCGTTTGCGACAGATCGCGAGCGTGCCACCCCCGCCAACGACGCGGGCACCGGCGCGCTGGGCCGCGAGGTCGCGCGCGTCATCACTGCCAACCTGCGCAACAACGGGTTGTTCAAGCCGGTCGGCCCCGACAGCCTGCCGCAGCCCGCCTTTGGCGAAGTGCGCGCACCCACCTATGCGACCTGGGGCGGGAAGGGCGCGGAAATGCTGGTGCAGGGCTATGTCACCGCGCGCGACGACGGGCGGCTGGTGGTCGGCTGCTATCTCTACGACGTCGCGCTGCAGCAGCAATTGGTGCGCGAGGGCTGGGTGGTCGCACCGGGCGACTGGCGCCGCGCGGCGCACAAGTGCTCGGACCTGATCTTCAGCCGGTTGACCGGCGAAACCCCGTTCTTCGACAGCCGCATCGCCTACATCGCCGAAACCGGCCCCAAGGACCGCCGGGTCAAGCGGCTGGCGGTGATGGACAGCGACGGCGCGAACCACCGCTTCCTGACGCTGGGCAGCGCCACCGCGCTCACCCCGCGCTATTCGCCCGACTATTCGAAGATCCTCTATCTCTCCTATGTCGACGGCAATCCGCGGATCTATGTCTATGACATCAACAGCGGCAAGCAGGTGGTGGTGACCGAAAACCGCAAACCGACGATGGCCCCGCGCTGGTCGCCCGATGGCAAATATATCCTGTTCTCGATGGCGGTGGCGGGCAACACCGATATCTACCGCATCCCGGCAACCGGCGGCACACCGGTCAAGCTGACCGACAATCCGGGAATCGATGTCGGCGGATCGTTCTCGCCCGATGGCACCAAGATCGTGTTCGAAAGCGACCGTTCGGGCACGCAGCAATGCTACATCATGGATGCCGACGGCAGGAACCAGAAGCGCATCAGCTTCTTCGGCGGCCGCTGCGCCACGCCTGAATGGAGCCCGCGCGGCGACCAGATCGCCTTCACGCGCATCGCCGGCGATTTCAACGTCGCGGTGATGAACACCAGCGGCGGGAACATGCGCGTGCTGACCAAGGGCTGGCAGGACGAGGCCCCCACCTGGGCGCCCAACGGTCGGATCATCCAGTTCTTCCGCACCGAAAGGAACACCGGGCGTTCGGCGATCTGGCAGGTCGACCTGACCGGCCAGAACGAACGCCGCCTGCCGACCTATGCCGATGCCTCGGACCCGGCATGGGGCCCGATCCGTCCGTAAGCCGCCCGGCCCATTTTTGGCCCCGATTGCCGTTACAATGGGCGGCTTCTTTCTTCCCCCGCAACCGTATCAAAGGACGTCACACATGAACGCCAAGATCGCCACCATGCTGCTGCTGGCTTCGGCCACCGGACTTGCTGCCTGCTCGAAAAAGGCGCCCGCCGAACTGCCGCCCGCACCGGTCGACAACACCGCCCCGGTGACGCAGCCCACCACCGACACAGGTGGCACCGCCGCGCCGGGCACGCAGGCGCATTTCGCAGGCGCCGTTGGTTCGGCCACGACAATCTATTTCGATACAGATCGCTACAACATCGATTCGCAGGATGCCGCCGCGCTGCAGGCGCAGGCTCAGTATTTCGCGCGCTATCCGCAGCTCACCTTCACGATCGAAGGCCACGCCGATGAACGCGGCACGCGCGAATACAACATCGCGCTGGGTGAACGCCGCGCCAATTCGGCCAAGGCCTATCTGGTGAGCATGGGCGTCGACCCTAACCGCATCGCGGTGGTCAGCTACGGCAAGGAGCGCCCCGTCGCGCTGGCATCGAACGAAACCGCCTGGGCGCAGAACCGCCGCGCCGCGAGCGTGATGATCAACTGATCGATCAGCCGTGCAGCAGGCCCGGCGCAAGTTCGGCCTGCTGCATCGCCACCGGCGGCTCCATGCCCGCCAGATCGCGCACGCCCGTCACCACGCACAGCCCCGCGAGCGCGAGAACGCAAAACAGGCTTGAGAGGGTCAGTTGCTGGCTCATGATCGGTGGTCCTTTTGCAATGCAACATTTCACATTGCAACTTGTTCCATCCCTCTCACGCCTTTCCATTCGGTCCCACTGCGCCTAGATTGAGCGCGTGAGACAATCGACCAACGACATGATGCAGGGCCTGCCCCGATGAGCCGCGCGCGCCGGTCGATGGATTGGGGTTTCCCGCGCTGGCGGCCCTATGGCGCTTCGCAGGAAGCCGCCAATGTGCGCATCTGCGACCGCCACGGCTGCGACGAGCCGGGCAATTGCCCCGCGCCCAAGGCCCCCAACAGCCGCGACCGCTGGTATTTCTGCCAGAAACATGCTGCCGAATACAATTCGCGCTGGGACTATTTCGAAGGGCTCGAAGCGGCCGAAAAGGAAGAGCGCGCCAAGGCCGAACGCGCCGAAAGCGCAGGCTATTCCGAAGCCTCGCATTATGGCTGGGCAGGGTCGGGCGACGGGTCGCGCAGCGCCGATGAAATGCGCGCATTGGAAGCGCTGGGCCTCGATCCCGATGCCGATTTCGACGCGATCAAGAAAGCCTACCGCGCGCGGGCGAAAGAAGTGCACCCCGACGTGAAACCCGGCGATGCCGAGGCGGCCAAGCAGTTCCAGGTGATCCAGACCGCCTACGAAGTGCTGCGCGCCGCCGAAGAACGCCGCGAATGGAAGGGCTGATCCGCGCCGGTCAGTAACCGCTGAGCACGGATGTCACCCGGTCGAACCGCCGCGCGGCGAGATCTTCGGGGCTGATCAGATATTGCAGCACGCCTTCGCCGAAATGATGCTCAGGCCCTGAACCGCTGGTCAGTTCGAGCAGCAGCAGGTGATCGTCGACCAGTTCCTCGACATAGCCCTGCACGTAGCTGGGCGGGCCGAACATGTGCGCCGGTGTGGGTGCATGGGTATTGCGCACGCGCGGCAGTTCGCCCGCCTCCTTCCTCGCCCGCCATTCGTCATATCCGCCCGGTCGCGAATGGTCGGGCGCTTCGTCGGCCATATATTCGCTGGCGAGCGCGTGGACCGCCATCGCCTTGTCGATCCATTCCGCCGGGATCCGGCCGATTGCCGCGCTGCCGACACCGAGGCTCAAATCGACCGAGCGGACGACGAGATTGTCGAAGCCGAAGCGCAGCATTCCCTGCCGTTCTTCGGCCCAGCGCCACACATCGTCCGCAATCTGCTGTTCGATCGCGGTGCCGGCGGGGCGCTGGCAACCGAGCGCGAACAGTTCCTTGGCTTCGTTGTGCCAGCCGTTGATGCGCGCAACGCGTTCTTCGTCGGAAAGATCGGAAAACAGGTGCTTCGATGTGGGCCGGTCGGGCCTGCGGGTCTGATCGAGCATCGCCGCGGCCAGCACCCGGACGGCGCCGAAATCGTGCGGGAATGCGGCAAAGGGGCGGGCAAAATCAGGCCGGGGCGCGTCGATGTCGCGGACCGGGCGAGTATCGGCGCGGCCTTCGTTCTGCACGGCGAGCAAGCGCGGCGCCGCCGATGCATCGCCCCAGAACAATCGCTCGCCTTCCGCAGGATCGAGCGCGGTGAGCGGATAATCGAACGCGGCGGGCGCAAAGGGGAAGCGCGGCATGATGCGCGGGACGAAAACGGCGGCGTCGTCGACCTTGTCGGTACATCCGGCGACACAGCGAGGGCCTTGGTCGCCAAAGATTGGCGGCGCAACGTCGGGCACGGGAATTTCGGCCCAGCCTTCGGTTGGACCGGAATGGTGGAGGAAGGCTTCGAGCTGCGCCTGCGCGTCGCCGTTGCCCCACGACAGGTCGATAAAGCAGTATAATACCCCTTCATCGGGCATCAATCCGGTCGCGTCGAGCGGCGCAAGTTGCGCGCAGTCCCACTGCATGATGAAGGTCAGCGGCACGCCGTCTGCCCCCTGCGAACGCGGCCAGATGAAATCTGCCGGGCCGATCGGCTGCCCGCCATAAAATGACAGACCGTCCGTGTCAGGCCCCCCGGGCGCGGACACGCGGAACACGATCGGGCGCCGGCGCGCCGCCTCGATTGCGCGGGGCAGGGGGCCCTCGTGCGGGGGCGGGGGTGCGTTGTCCGCGTTGATCCTTGCCAGCAGCGTCGCCGCGTCCATCCCTGCCAGCGGATTTGCCGCCGGGGCAGGGGCCGCCGCCTGATCGAATGGATCCGCTTCGCCCGCAAGGTTTCCGGCCGCACGCCTGCGTCCGAAGCCGGAGGTTCGCACGGATTGCTGGTCCAGACTTTCGGGATCGGCAATCTCGTCCGTCAAGCTTGCCCGTCTCGCCGCTGCGGTTCGCGCCAGCCGGATAACGGCCTGCACCACCGCAATCCCGATAACCACCACCATCAGAATGGCGGCAAAGGCAAGTTTGTCTGCAAAACTGTCCGGCATTCTCGCACCCCCACGCAGCGAAACCGCGGCAAACGGGCGGTCTGTTGCCGCCATTCTGCGCGAGGGTAATCAATTTCGCGCTAAATCTGAGGGCGGCGCGTCACGGCGACCTGCGGGTCGGGATTGTCGTTCCACCACGGCGTGTCGGTCCACGGGCGCACATCCACCTCGTGCGTCCAGCAGCTGCGCGGCTGGTGCGCCAGATGCCAATAGGTTTCGGCCAGCGCGGCGGGGTCGATCACGCCGTCCTTGCCCTTGGCCTGTTTGAAGGCGCCAAAACTGTCGCCCAGAAGCTTGCCCAGCGTATCGGGTGCATCGACCGGGCCATCGACGATCACGTGCGCAACGTGGATGCCCTGCGCGGCAAATTCGGCATTTAGCGTCTGGCACAGCATCCGCCGCCCGCCCATCGCTGCGGCGTGGCTGTGCTGCCCGGCATTGCCGCGCACCGAGGCGGTCGACGATGTCACCAGCAATGTGCCTAGCGTGCCCTCAGCGGCACGCGCGGTCATGTGCGGCAGCAGCGCATGCGCAAGCCGGAACACGCCATAGGTGCCCAGCCGCCAGCCAAGCTCGAAGGTGCGGTGCGGCGTCTGGTCGAGCGCGCGGGTGCCGATCTGCGCGCCGAGGTTGTAGAGCGCGGTATGGACCGGGCCGATGTCGCGTTCGGTGCGTTCGACCAGTTCCTCGATGCTGCCGTCCTCGGCCGCGTTGAGTAGCGTGCCCGACGCCGTGCCGCTCGCGGCCTCGATTTCAGCGACCATGCGCGCAAGGCCCGCCTCGTCCGAACGCCGCGCGAGCACCGCGTGATAGCCGCCTGCGGCAAAGCGCAAGGCGGCATTGCCCCCGATCCCGGCGCCCGCGCCTATCACGAGGAAAACGGGTTTGCGGCGATCGGTCATGGCTTGTCTCCCTTGCCGCCACACTGGCGCACTGCCAACACGGCGGCAAGGGGATGATGGTCAGACCGTTTCGAGCGCCTGCGCAAAATCGGCGATCAGATCGTCGGCATCTTCGATCCCGACGCTGATCCGCACGAGGTTGTCGGTGATGCCCAGCAGATCCTTGCGCGCCTGCGGCACCGAAAGGTGCGTCATCGAGGCCGGGTGGCTCGCCAGCGTCTCGGTCCCGCCGAGGCTGACCGCGAGCTTGGCGATGGTCAGATTGTCGAGGAAGCGGAAGCATTCGGCCTCGCCGCCCTTGATGAACACCGAGAACGTGCTGCCCGCGCCAAGACAATGGCGGTCATAGATGTCCTGCTGGCGCGGATCGGTGATGAAACCGAGATAGCCCAACCCTTCGACCTTGGGATGATCGCGCAGGAAAGCGCACACCTTGGCGGCGTTCTCGCCCGCGCGCTGCATCCGCAGTTCGACCGTTTCCAGGCTGCGAAGCAACATCCACGCGGTGTGGGGATCGACAATCCCGCCCATCGTGTTGCGCAGCGCGCGCACCGGGTTGATCCATTTCTTCGCGCCGGCAATGCTGCCCGCGACCAGATCGGAATGGCCGCCGACATACTTGGTCAGCGAATAGGCGACGATATCGGCCCCCTGATCGAGCGGGCGCGCCCACAGCGGCCCAAGGAAGGTGTTGTCGATCGCGATCGGGGTGCCTGCAAGCGCCGCATCGCGCGCATCGCGCACCGCTTCGACATCGACCAGCGCATTGGTCGGGTTGGCCGGGCTTTCGAGATAGATCATCGCGACCTTGCCGCCCTGCGCGTCGGCCTGCGCGCGGGCCTTGGCCAGCACCGCATCGAGTTCCTCGCGCGTCGCCCCGGCGGGGAAATCGACATAGGTCACCCCGAAGCGCGACAGCGTCTTGGCGACGAAGCCTTCGGACGCGGCATACAGCGGGCCCGAATGCACGATCACGTCGCCCGCGCTGGCATAGGCCATCATCAGGATGCAGATCGCGGTCATCCCGCTCGAGAAGGTCAGCGCGTCCTCAGCCCCGTCCCACACGGCAAGGCGATCTTCGAGGATTTCCTGGTTCGGCCCGTTGAAGCGCGAATAGACGAGGCCTTCCGCACCGCCTTCGCGAATGCCGGTGATGCCTTCGAAGTGGCGCTTGCCGGCCGCCGCGCTTTCGAAGGCGAAGGTGCTGGTGAGGAAGATCGGCGCCTTCAGCGACCCTTCGGACAGAACCGGATCATAGCCGTGGCCCATCATCAGGGTGGAGGGCTTGAGCGGACGGCCGCCGATCTCGCGCTTGGCGGGCTTGGGTTTGCGGCGGGGGGTGGGGGTCGTGGCAGCGTTCACGGCGTCGGTCATGACGGCGCATCCTTCCTTGTGCTCATGCTCCCAGGAAGGCGGGAGCAGGGTGCGAAGGATCAGGGCGCCCGTTCCTAACCTCCGCAGGAACGCCTCTCCGCTGCCACCGCAATGCTGGCGCAGGAATATCGCGCGCGCATGATCGTTTCAAGCCTCGGTGCGATCATTTCACGTCAGCGTTGCGATTGTCCACACCACCGCCACGATCAACGCGATCCCCGCCACATCGAGCAGCGCACCCGCCTTGACCATCGCGCCGATCCGGATGCGCCCGGTCGCCCATGCGATCGCATTGGGGCCGGTGCCTGCAGGCAGCATGAAGCCCCAGCTTGCCGCGAGCGCCGCGGGCAGCGCCAGCAGCACCGGGTCCGCCCCCAGCGCCACCACCAGCGCCGCGACGACGGGCACGATGCCCGTGGCGGTCGCGACATTGCTGGCAAATTCGGTGACCACGATCACCAGCGCCACCACCGCAAGCGCGACGAGCACCAGCGGCCAGTCGGCGAGCGGCAGCAGCGCCTGCCCCGTCCACGCCGCCAGCCCCGAGGCCTGCATCCCCGCCGCGAGCGCAAGGCCGCCGCCGAACATGAAGATCACGCTCCACGGCGCGCGGTCGGCCTCCTGCCAGATCAGCAGCGGTCGCCCCGTGCCGTCGGGCACCAGGAACAGCGCCAGCGACGCGATCACCGCGATCGTTCCGTCGGTCCACGATCCGGCGGGTAGCAGCGGCGCGACGAGGGGCTGCGTCACCCACGCGAGGAAGGTCAGCGCGAACAGCGGTACCAGCCGCTTTTCGGGCGCGGACCAGCGCGCGTGGGTCGCAATCGCGGCGCGCGCGGCGTCGATGTCGAAGGGGTGCGCGGCAACGTTCTGCACCCGCGCGACGATCCACGCGGCGAGCGGGATGCTGAAAGCCACCAGCGGGACGCCGTAAAGCGACCACTGCACAAAGGTGATCCGCACGCCGGCGATCGTGTCGAGCAGCCCCACCGCAATCGCATTGGTGGGCGAGCCGACGATCGTGCCCAGCCCGCCGATGCTCGCGGCAAAGGCGATCCCCATCGGCAGCGCCCCATAAATACCGTCCTGCCGAAATCCCTCGCCATCGGAGCGGTCGCCGCCGCCGCCGCCATCGAGCACCGCGAGCGCCATCGGCATCATGATCAGCGCGGTCGAGGTGTTGGAGATGAACATCGACAATAGCGCCGCGGCAATCATGAAGCCGAGCAGCAGCCGCACCGGCCCGCCCGACGTCCCCACCATGCGCAGGATGGCGAGGCTCAACCGGCGGTGCAACCCGGTGCGCTCGATCGCGAGCGCGATGAACGCGCCGCCCAGCAGCAGGAACAGGATCGGCGAATAATAGGTCGCAGCCGTCGCCTCGGCGGTGGCAACGCCCACCAGCGGCAGCACCACGAAGGGCAGCAGCGCGGTCACGGCAAGCGGCACCGCCTCGGTCATCCACCACGCCGCCATCCACACGGTCAGCCCCGCAACCGCCCATGCGCCCCACGCCATCCCGGCAGGCGGCGCGGCGATCAGCGTCGCGGCAAAGACAAGCGGCCCCAAGGCAAGCCCGATCCGGCGCGGTGTCATGTCTGGCGGTGTTCCCCTCCGGCGCGCTGTTCGGGCGCCTTGTTCTTCGCAAAGGGCCTATCAGCCGCAGCCGCCACGGCGCAAGAGCGCGGGGCGCACGAAGGGGGGATGCAATCCGGACGGAGGCCGGGGCGGGGACCAACATAGCCGCCCGTCCGGATCGCAAGCGCGGTTATAGCGGACCTGCGCGCCGATGTGTCGCCCGCCATCGGACGGTGTAACGCGCTGATCCGGCCCACATGTCGTTCGTCGCGACCAAAGCAAAAGGGCGAAGCTGCGCATCCGCGGCTCCGCCCTTCGGGTATGTCTGCCGGGCCGTGCCGCTTACTTGGGCGACAGCACCATCAGCATCTGGCGGCCTTCGAGCCGCGGGAAGGCTTCGACCTTGGCATATTCGGCCACGTCGTCCTGCACCTTCTTGAGCAGGTCCATGCCGAGATGCTGGTGCGCCATTTCGCGTCCGCGGAAGCGCAGCGTGATCTTGACCTTGTCGCCGTTGCCGATGAACTTGGCGACGTTGCGCATCTTCACGTCATAATCATGCGTGTCGATGTTGGGCCGCATCTTCACTTCCTTGATGTCCTGGGTCTTCTGCGTCTTGCGCGCCAGATTGGCCTTCTTCTGCGCTTCAAAGCGGAATTTTCCGACATCGAGATATTTGCACACCGGCGGGTCCGCACTCGGGGACACTTCGACGAGGTTCAGGCCCTTCTCGTTGGCCTGCTCGATCGCTTCGCGGGTGAACATCACGCCGAGGTTCTCGCCTTCATCGTCGATGACGCGGACCTTGGGGACGTTGATCATGTTATCAAATCGAGGGCCGCTTTTTACAGGCGGGGCCAACGAGCGCCGGGGTGGACGTGATATAGGGTATTCTCCTGTGGTGGCTTCGTGTTGGCGGCTATGTAGTGCGAAACGGAGCGAAGCGCTAGGTGGAGTCTTTAAAGGGCGCAGTTTGGCCGGAGCACCGGGATTCTTACTGGGGTCCACCTATCCAATATGAATTGTGCATGTCGGTTCAACGATTTCAAGGAACTAACAGCGTGTTCATCGGTTAGGCAACGAGGGTGACGAAAGGGATTTCCGCCACCCCGCCAAGCCAGCTTGGAGCTGACAGCCTTGGGGGAAGCGATATGAGTTTTTTCCACGCCGCGGGCCGCAAGAATCATCAGAAGACTTCGTCGGCATCGAAGCTGTGTCCAGAAACGGCGGGGGTCATACCCACTGCAAGTAACCGCCTCGGCCTTGGGGCCAATGATGGTATTGCCGACGATTTCATCACGCTCGCCGAAAATTGGCAGGGTCCCGACGGAGAGCCGATACTTCCAAAACAATCGTCCATTCCGCCCGATCTTGCGCTCGATGCACTTACGGGCCAGATCTCCGCCGGACAGATGCGGCAATTGGGATTGACGCTGTTAAAGCTCGCAGACGCAATAGGCGACAACCGGGGTGCCGGCGAACTTCATTCGAGCTCTAATTGGCTAACCAAAGAGGGCAGGATCGAGCGGGATTCGCTGCGGTTGGCGCAGGTGGCAGCAGCGATGAGAGCGACCGCGCATCGACGCAGACGCCATCTGGCGGCTGAATGGTTTGGCGAACCGGCCTGGGAGATGCTGCTTGAATTGTTCATCCAGTTCGCTGGCGGAGCGCGAGTATCCACCAAAAGCCTCGCAATCGCCTCGGGCGCGCCCGATACCACCGCCTTGCGGATAATGGACCGGCTAGAGGCCGCATCATTGATCGAGCGCGAACCTTCGCAGACAGACAAGCGTGTGACACTGGTGAGCCTGACGCGCGAGGGCGTGATCGCGGTGGGCTCCGCGCTGATGGACGCCGAGGTCTAGGCCGCCGCCTGCCACAGCGGAAAGCGCGCGATGCGCCCAGCGGCGGGCATGAGCGCCTCGATCCGGCGCGCAGGTTGCAGCGCGCCGAGGATTTCGGGATGGCCTGCATCGAGCCCGCCGGTCAGCGTGCCGAACGCGGGGAGGATCATCCGCTCCGCCCCGCTGGCGCTGCGGCCCATCACTGCACAGGGCCGTGCGATGTGGCGATTGCGCACGTTGACGCGCAGCTTGGGGTGAAAGTGCCCCGACATTTCGGGCGCGGTCTCGCCGCGGCGCGCTTCGTGGCGCAGGATCACCCCGCCTACTTCAAGCTCGGGCACGATCGTCCCGCCGAAACCCTTGGGCAGCGCCTCGTCGTGGTTGCCGGTGATCCACACCCAGTCGAGCGAACGGGTGAGCGCTTCGAGCATCCCGGTGCAATGCGCATCCAGCCTGTGCGCGCCCGCATCATCATGGAAATTGTCGCCCAGCGTGATGATGCGCCGCGCGCCCGTTGCCTTGACTGCCTGTGCCAGCCGCTCGAGCGTGTCGCGGCTGTCATAGGGCGGCAGCATCGACCCGCGCTGCGCAAACCAGCTGGCTTTCTCAAGATGCAGATCGGCAACCAGCAGCGCGCGTTCGGCCGGCCAGTAGAGCGCGCGCGCGGGGCCAAGCGCCATTTCGTGCCCGGCAAAGGCGAAAGATGCGAACATAGCGGGAACCATGCCGGTTCCCTGCCGCCAAACCGGGCGCTTGGCAACCATCTTGAAATGCCGGGCCCATCTTGTGCGGGGCGCCCCAGGCCCTATGGTGCGCGCCAATCTGACGGATGGGGATGTATGACCGACTGGACACCTTACACGATGCGCGCGCGCGCGTGGTTCGAAGACCTGCGCAACCAGATCTGCGCCGAATTCGAGGCGATCGAGCGCGAGGCGGGTTCGGATGCGGCGTTCCGGTACACCCAATGGAACCGTGAAGAAGAGGGCAATCCCGATCCCGGCGGCGGCACGCAGGGGTTGATGAAGGGCAAGGTGTTCGAAAAGGTCGGGGTCAATATCTCCACCGTGCGCGGCAGCTTCGCCAAGGAATTTGCAGGCTCGATCAACGGGGCGAGCGCGGAGGCACCGGGCTTTGTCGCCACCGGGATCAGCCTCGTCGCGCACATGACCAACCCACATGTGCCCGCGGTCCACATGAACACGCGCTTCCTCACCACCACCAAGGCGTGGTTCGGCGGCGGGGCGGACCTGAACCCGCCGCTGCCCTATGCCGAGGACACGCACGCCTTCCATAACGCGATGCGCGCGGCCTGCGATCCGCACGGCGCAGATTATTACGACCGCTATTCGAAGTGGGCGGAGGAATATTTCTACATCCCGCACCGCAAGGTTGGGCGCGGGGTGGGGGGGCTGTTCTGCGACCATCTGGAATGCACCGACGATGCCAGCTGGGAAGCGAACTTCGCCTTCATTCAGGACATCGGCAGGCAGTTCCTCGCATCCTTCCCGGCGATCGTGAGGAAGCGGATGCACACGCCCTTCGATGCCGCCGACGAGGCGCAGATGTTCGAATACCGCGGCCGCTATGCCGAGTTCAACCTCGTCTATGACCGCGGCACGATCTTTGGGCTGAAGACCGGCGGCAATATCGACGCGATTTTGATGAGCCTGCCGCCCAGAGCCACCTGGTCATAAGCGCGCCACCTGGTCGCGAGCCGGTTCAGGGGGCGGCGGTGTCGGGGAGCGGGGCATAGACCCGCACCCAGTCGACATACATCGCCACCTTGCCCGCCTTGATCTGGTCGACCGTCGCCTGCGGCACGCCGTTGTATGGCTTGGCGATGCCGCCGGTCTTGAACGGATAGGCCCCGCCCAGCGCGAAATTGAGGATCAGGTGCTTGGGATTGTCGAAGCGCCAATTGCCGTAATTCTCGACCATCGGCCGGGTGACGCGGTAGGTCAGCCGCCCGTCGACTTCGAACAGCAGCGCGTCCCTGGTCCATTCGACCGCATAGGTGTGCCAATCGGTCGCATCGGTGCCGGGGTCGAAGGTGAACTTGTTCACCAGCGGGGTTTCGCCCGAATAGCCCGGCCCGTGGAGCGCGACCCCGATCCAGTCCTTTTCGCCGACATATTCCATGATGTCGATCTCGCCCGTGTCGGGCCACGCGCCGCCGCCCAGCATCCAGAACGCGGGCCACACCCCTTCGGCATCGGGCATTTTGATCCGCGCCTCGATCCGGCCATAGGTGAATTCGGCCTTGCCCGCAGAATGGATTCGGCCCGCGATGAAATCGGCCTTGCGGTCCTTGCGGGTATCGACCCCGGGGCGATAGACCGGGCGCAGCACCAGCGCGCCGTCCTCGGCGCCGTCGACGCGGGCGAACTGGATCGTGTCGGGGCTGTCGACGTAGGCCTGCTGTTCGTTGTTCACCCAGAAATCCATGCCGACCACATTCCACTTGGCCCGGTCGAGCACGCCGCCGTCGAATTCGTCGGCAAAGACGACCGCGCGCTCGGGTGGGAGAGGGGGCGCCGCTGATTGCGGGGCGGGGGGCTGGGCCGAGGCACAGCCACCGGCAAGCAGCAAGGCGGCGGCAATCGCGGGGCGGGTGATCGCAAGGCGCATGGTCAAAATCCCTCTCGGCAGTTTTGAGAACGTTAGCAGAGTGTGACGGTCACGCCAGCCCGGCGCTGCCGAAACGTGCCGCAGGTGCAGATGCCGCTTGCCCGCAGGCTGCCGGGGCCACATATTCTCACCCATGCTGCGCCAGTACGAACTTGTCGAAAAGGTCCTCGATTACGATCCGGATGCCGATGAGGCGATGCTCAACCGCGCCTATGTCTACACCGTCCAGAAGCACGGCACGCAAAAGCGCGCGAGCGGCGACCCCTATTTCAGCCACCCGGTCGAAGTCGCGGGGCTGATGACCGACCTGAAACTCGATCAGGCGACGATCATCACCGCGCTGCTGCACGACACGGTCGAGGATACGCTCGCCACGATCGACGATATCGAGGCCCATTTCGGC is drawn from Erythrobacter neustonensis and contains these coding sequences:
- the tolB gene encoding Tol-Pal system beta propeller repeat protein TolB, whose translation is MKSLLAVLLAGTATLASAQDLGAPQAREAPVEVIESGADDGEIRITDEAAWSDIGIAIPAFATDRERATPANDAGTGALGREVARVITANLRNNGLFKPVGPDSLPQPAFGEVRAPTYATWGGKGAEMLVQGYVTARDDGRLVVGCYLYDVALQQQLVREGWVVAPGDWRRAAHKCSDLIFSRLTGETPFFDSRIAYIAETGPKDRRVKRLAVMDSDGANHRFLTLGSATALTPRYSPDYSKILYLSYVDGNPRIYVYDINSGKQVVVTENRKPTMAPRWSPDGKYILFSMAVAGNTDIYRIPATGGTPVKLTDNPGIDVGGSFSPDGTKIVFESDRSGTQQCYIMDADGRNQKRISFFGGRCATPEWSPRGDQIAFTRIAGDFNVAVMNTSGGNMRVLTKGWQDEAPTWAPNGRIIQFFRTERNTGRSAIWQVDLTGQNERRLPTYADASDPAWGPIRP
- the pal gene encoding peptidoglycan-associated lipoprotein Pal; amino-acid sequence: MNAKIATMLLLASATGLAACSKKAPAELPPAPVDNTAPVTQPTTDTGGTAAPGTQAHFAGAVGSATTIYFDTDRYNIDSQDAAALQAQAQYFARYPQLTFTIEGHADERGTREYNIALGERRANSAKAYLVSMGVDPNRIAVVSYGKERPVALASNETAWAQNRRAASVMIN
- a CDS encoding J domain-containing protein, with translation MSRARRSMDWGFPRWRPYGASQEAANVRICDRHGCDEPGNCPAPKAPNSRDRWYFCQKHAAEYNSRWDYFEGLEAAEKEERAKAERAESAGYSEASHYGWAGSGDGSRSADEMRALEALGLDPDADFDAIKKAYRARAKEVHPDVKPGDAEAAKQFQVIQTAYEVLRAAEERREWKG
- a CDS encoding DUF1963 domain-containing protein, whose translation is MPDSFADKLAFAAILMVVVIGIAVVQAVIRLARTAAARRASLTDEIADPESLDQQSVRTSGFGRRRAAGNLAGEADPFDQAAAPAPAANPLAGMDAATLLARINADNAPPPPHEGPLPRAIEAARRRPIVFRVSAPGGPDTDGLSFYGGQPIGPADFIWPRSQGADGVPLTFIMQWDCAQLAPLDATGLMPDEGVLYCFIDLSWGNGDAQAQLEAFLHHSGPTEGWAEIPVPDVAPPIFGDQGPRCVAGCTDKVDDAAVFVPRIMPRFPFAPAAFDYPLTALDPAEGERLFWGDASAAPRLLAVQNEGRADTRPVRDIDAPRPDFARPFAAFPHDFGAVRVLAAAMLDQTRRPDRPTSKHLFSDLSDEERVARINGWHNEAKELFALGCQRPAGTAIEQQIADDVWRWAEERQGMLRFGFDNLVVRSVDLSLGVGSAAIGRIPAEWIDKAMAVHALASEYMADEAPDHSRPGGYDEWRARKEAGELPRVRNTHAPTPAHMFGPPSYVQGYVEELVDDHLLLLELTSGSGPEHHFGEGVLQYLISPEDLAARRFDRVTSVLSGY
- a CDS encoding SDR family NAD(P)-dependent oxidoreductase, which translates into the protein MTDRRKPVFLVIGAGAGIGGNAALRFAAGGYHAVLARRSDEAGLARMVAEIEAASGTASGTLLNAAEDGSIEELVERTERDIGPVHTALYNLGAQIGTRALDQTPHRTFELGWRLGTYGVFRLAHALLPHMTARAAEGTLGTLLVTSSTASVRGNAGQHSHAAAMGGRRMLCQTLNAEFAAQGIHVAHVIVDGPVDAPDTLGKLLGDSFGAFKQAKGKDGVIDPAALAETYWHLAHQPRSCWTHEVDVRPWTDTPWWNDNPDPQVAVTRRPQI
- a CDS encoding cystathionine gamma-synthase family protein, producing MTDAVNAATTPTPRRKPKPAKREIGGRPLKPSTLMMGHGYDPVLSEGSLKAPIFLTSTFAFESAAAGKRHFEGITGIREGGAEGLVYSRFNGPNQEILEDRLAVWDGAEDALTFSSGMTAICILMMAYASAGDVIVHSGPLYAASEGFVAKTLSRFGVTYVDFPAGATREELDAVLAKARAQADAQGGKVAMIYLESPANPTNALVDVEAVRDARDAALAGTPIAIDNTFLGPLWARPLDQGADIVAYSLTKYVGGHSDLVAGSIAGAKKWINPVRALRNTMGGIVDPHTAWMLLRSLETVELRMQRAGENAAKVCAFLRDHPKVEGLGYLGFITDPRQQDIYDRHCLGAGSTFSVFIKGGEAECFRFLDNLTIAKLAVSLGGTETLASHPASMTHLSVPQARKDLLGITDNLVRISVGIEDADDLIADFAQALETV